In one window of Desulforhabdus amnigena DNA:
- a CDS encoding hydrogenase iron-sulfur subunit, with amino-acid sequence MPPDWEPNILAFACHYCAFAAADLAGVMRLSYPTNVKIIRLPCTGKLDAIYILRAFERGVDGVFVAGULPGQCHFLEGNANAKRRVENLKTLLPQVGIDPRRVEMYNLSAAMGPRWAEICTEFTEKIQRLGPSPIWLAARKKRPGKE; translated from the coding sequence ATTCCGCCGGACTGGGAACCCAATATCCTGGCCTTCGCCTGCCACTACTGCGCCTTCGCGGCAGCGGACCTGGCCGGAGTGATGCGGCTTTCCTACCCGACGAACGTGAAAATCATCAGGCTTCCCTGCACGGGCAAGCTGGATGCCATTTACATTTTACGAGCGTTCGAAAGGGGGGTGGACGGCGTTTTCGTTGCTGGGTGACTGCCCGGACAATGTCATTTCCTGGAAGGAAATGCAAATGCCAAGAGAAGAGTCGAGAACCTCAAGACCTTGTTGCCCCAGGTCGGCATAGACCCCCGGCGCGTGGAAATGTACAACCTCTCGGCGGCCATGGGTCCGAGATGGGCGGAGATCTGTACGGAGTTCACGGAGAAGATCCAGAGGCTGGGTCCTTCTCCGATTTGGCTGGCAGCGCGAAAAAAACGCCCCGGGAAGGAGTAG
- a CDS encoding CoB--CoM heterodisulfide reductase iron-sulfur subunit A family protein: MSENTSPQTHKRGSVVIVGGGIGAMQSALDLADSGFKVHMVERNSSIGGTMVMLDKTFPTGDCAMCMISPKMVEVGRHMNIDIHTLAEVVSVEGEPGDFKVTVKVPPRYVDPDKCTGCGICEQKCPKKVTSEYEQGLTTRKAIFSLFPQAVPNTRVIDRENCLYFQKGKCRACEKFCPSHAINYEDTEKILELNVGAVILAPGLDRYNPRVRGELGFGRWPNVVTSVQFERILSASGPYKGEIKRPSDGHHPGKVAWIQCVGSRDQHNANPWCSSVCCMYATKQAIIAKEHDGNIEPTIFYMEMRAFGKDFDRYVDRAKNQYNVRYQRAMISAVREDPATGSLILRYANEDGTLVDEVFDLVVLSIGFQPHADVGDFARTFGIELNEHRFARTTQFEPVNTSRPGMYVTGIFQGPKDIPETVMQGSAVAGAAMSLLGEARGTEIVHKELPPERDVTGEEPRIGVFVCHCGINIAQTIDVQKVVEAVKDQPGVVYASNTLYACAQDQQEKIKELVREHNLNRVVVASCTPRTHNPLFMDTIRDAGLNKYLFELADIREQCSWCHMGRKEEATRKAIEIVKMNIAKARLLQPVKTDSVSVTPAAMVIGGGVAGMTAALSLADQGFDVHIVEQQAELGGLARNVYRTLDGSDVQAFVKMTVEKVGKHPRIHVHTGTEVKSTDGFVGNFSTKLADGTAFEHGAIILATGGTEYQPTESDYRWGQSDHIITQRTLEKRLATGDGPKAGERYVMIQCVGSREEPVNYCSRICCQDAIKNAIAIKEKNPRAQVVILYRDIRTYGLREDYYFKARELGVVFVRFMPERKPEVEMAGNKLKVRVYDYMLNRDLVLDADWLVLSTGLRPHPDTHKVGEMFKVTRNIDEYFLEAHVKLRPVDFPSEGLFVCGLAHAPKNLDETITQALAAAGRAGVVLSHDKLAVSGIIAKHNPDICMSCLTCFRVCPYGSPYIDEDGKVRHNEVKCMGCGICAGVCPAKAFQVNNFRDEQILAMIDALADARA, encoded by the coding sequence ATGAGTGAAAACACGTCTCCCCAGACCCATAAGCGCGGTTCCGTCGTCATCGTCGGCGGCGGCATCGGTGCGATGCAGTCCGCCCTGGACCTGGCCGACAGCGGATTCAAGGTGCACATGGTCGAGAGGAACTCGTCCATCGGCGGGACCATGGTCATGCTCGACAAGACCTTCCCCACGGGCGACTGCGCCATGTGCATGATCTCACCCAAGATGGTCGAAGTGGGCCGCCACATGAACATAGACATCCACACTCTGGCGGAAGTGGTGTCCGTGGAAGGCGAGCCGGGGGATTTCAAGGTGACGGTCAAGGTGCCGCCGCGCTATGTAGATCCGGACAAGTGCACGGGCTGCGGCATCTGTGAACAGAAATGCCCCAAGAAGGTCACCAGTGAATACGAACAGGGCCTGACCACTCGCAAGGCTATCTTTTCCCTGTTCCCCCAGGCGGTACCCAACACCCGTGTCATCGACCGCGAAAACTGCCTCTATTTTCAAAAGGGTAAGTGCCGGGCCTGTGAAAAGTTCTGCCCGTCCCACGCCATCAATTACGAGGATACGGAGAAGATACTGGAACTCAATGTCGGGGCCGTCATCCTGGCTCCGGGTCTGGATCGGTACAACCCCAGGGTCCGGGGCGAACTCGGTTTCGGCCGCTGGCCCAACGTGGTGACCTCAGTCCAGTTCGAGCGCATTCTCTCCGCTTCCGGTCCGTACAAGGGAGAGATCAAACGACCCAGCGATGGGCACCATCCCGGGAAGGTGGCCTGGATTCAGTGCGTGGGTTCCCGGGATCAGCACAACGCCAACCCGTGGTGTTCCTCGGTCTGCTGTATGTATGCGACCAAACAGGCCATCATCGCCAAGGAACACGACGGCAACATCGAGCCCACCATTTTTTACATGGAAATGCGGGCCTTCGGGAAGGATTTCGATCGCTACGTGGACCGGGCCAAGAACCAGTACAACGTGCGGTACCAGCGGGCCATGATTTCCGCGGTCCGGGAAGATCCGGCCACGGGCAGCCTGATTCTGCGCTACGCCAATGAAGACGGGACGCTGGTGGACGAAGTCTTCGACCTGGTAGTCCTCTCCATCGGTTTCCAGCCCCATGCGGACGTGGGCGACTTCGCCCGTACTTTCGGCATTGAACTCAATGAGCACCGCTTCGCCAGGACCACCCAGTTCGAACCGGTGAACACCAGCCGTCCGGGCATGTATGTGACCGGTATCTTTCAGGGGCCAAAAGACATCCCTGAGACGGTCATGCAGGGCAGCGCCGTGGCCGGCGCGGCCATGTCCCTCCTGGGTGAGGCACGGGGCACGGAGATCGTCCACAAGGAACTCCCCCCGGAAAGGGACGTTACCGGCGAAGAGCCTCGCATCGGGGTCTTTGTCTGTCACTGCGGCATCAATATCGCTCAGACCATAGACGTACAAAAGGTGGTAGAGGCGGTCAAGGATCAGCCGGGCGTGGTGTACGCGAGCAACACTCTCTACGCCTGTGCCCAGGACCAGCAGGAAAAGATCAAGGAGTTGGTCCGGGAACACAACCTGAACCGGGTGGTCGTGGCCTCCTGCACCCCCCGTACACACAACCCCCTCTTCATGGATACCATTCGCGATGCCGGCCTGAACAAGTACCTCTTCGAACTGGCCGACATCCGCGAACAGTGTTCCTGGTGCCACATGGGCCGGAAGGAAGAGGCAACCAGGAAGGCCATCGAAATCGTCAAGATGAACATCGCCAAGGCCAGGCTGCTCCAGCCCGTGAAAACGGACTCCGTGAGCGTGACTCCGGCGGCCATGGTCATCGGCGGCGGCGTGGCCGGAATGACGGCGGCCCTCTCCCTGGCCGACCAGGGGTTTGATGTCCATATCGTGGAGCAGCAGGCAGAGCTGGGCGGGCTGGCCCGGAACGTTTACCGCACCCTGGACGGCAGCGACGTACAGGCCTTCGTCAAGATGACCGTCGAGAAGGTCGGCAAGCATCCCAGGATCCATGTCCATACCGGAACGGAGGTGAAATCCACCGACGGCTTTGTCGGAAACTTCAGCACAAAGCTCGCTGACGGCACAGCTTTCGAGCATGGAGCCATCATCCTGGCCACTGGGGGCACCGAGTATCAGCCCACGGAATCCGACTACCGCTGGGGGCAGAGCGACCACATCATCACTCAGCGGACCCTGGAAAAGAGGCTGGCTACAGGCGACGGCCCCAAAGCCGGCGAACGGTACGTCATGATCCAGTGTGTAGGGTCGCGCGAAGAACCGGTCAACTACTGTTCGCGGATCTGCTGCCAGGACGCCATTAAAAACGCCATCGCCATCAAGGAAAAGAACCCACGGGCCCAGGTCGTCATTCTGTACCGCGATATCCGGACGTACGGTCTGCGGGAAGACTACTATTTCAAGGCCCGTGAGCTGGGGGTGGTCTTCGTCCGGTTCATGCCCGAGCGCAAACCGGAAGTGGAGATGGCGGGCAACAAGCTGAAGGTCCGGGTCTACGACTACATGCTCAACCGGGACCTCGTGCTGGACGCCGACTGGCTGGTCCTCTCCACCGGTCTGCGGCCCCATCCCGACACCCACAAGGTCGGGGAGATGTTCAAAGTCACCCGCAACATTGACGAGTACTTTCTCGAAGCCCATGTCAAACTTCGCCCGGTGGATTTCCCCAGTGAAGGTCTCTTCGTCTGCGGACTGGCCCATGCTCCCAAAAACCTGGACGAAACCATCACCCAGGCCCTGGCCGCTGCCGGCCGTGCGGGGGTGGTTCTGTCCCACGACAAACTGGCCGTTTCCGGCATCATCGCCAAGCACAATCCGGACATCTGCATGTCCTGCCTGACGTGCTTCCGGGTCTGCCCGTACGGTTCACCCTACATCGACGAGGACGGCAAGGTCAGGCACAACGAGGTCAAATGCATGGGGTGCGGCATCTGCGCCGGCGTCTGTCCGGCCAAAGCATTTCAGGTCAACAACTTCCGTGATGAGCAGATTCTGGCCATGATTGACGCTCTGGCCGATGCCAGGGCCTAG